A part of Cryptococcus neoformans var. neoformans JEC21 chromosome 4 sequence genomic DNA contains:
- a CDS encoding 40s ribosomal protein s6-b, putative: protein MKVNFSNPATGAQKLIDFEDERKTRIFMEKRMGQEVAIDSLGEEFAGYVVRITGGNDKQGFPMKQGVLLQHRTRLLLSDGHSCYRARRDGERKRKSVRGCIVGSDIGVLAVAIVKQGANELPGLTDVVLPKRLGPKRATKIRKFFNLSKEDDVTKFVVRREVTKKNGKTTTKAPKIQRLVTPLRLQRKRHLRSLKKRRTEAQKETVAEYNAAVAKHAEEKKVHNAAVKAAKKARRSA, encoded by the exons ATGAAGGTCAACTTTTCCAACCCCGCCACCGGCGCCCAGAAACTCATCGACTTCGAGGATGAGCGCAAGAC CCGAATCTtcatggagaagaggatgggcCAGGAGGTCGCTATCGACTCTCTCGGAGAGGAGTTCGCTGGCTACGTCGTCCGTATTACTGGCGGTAACGACAAGCAGGGTTTCCCCATGAAGCAGG GTGTCCTTCTCCAGCACCGAACCAGGCTCCTCCTTTCCGACGGCCACTCTTGTTACCGAGCCCGTCGTGACggtgagaggaagaggaagtctGTCCGTGGCTGCATCGTCGGCAGCGACATCGGTGTCCTCGCGGTCGCTATCGTCAAGCAGGGTGCCAACGAGCTCCCCGGTCTTACCGATGTCGTTCTCCCCAAGCGACTTGGCCCTAAGCGTGCCACCAAGATCCGCAAGTTCTTCAACTTGTccaaggaggatgacgtTACCAAGTTCGTCGTCCGACGAGAGGTTACCAAGAAGAACGGCAAGACCACCACCAAGGCCCCCAAGATCCAG CGTCTTGTCACCCCCTTGCGTCTCCAGAGGAAGCGACACCTCCGATCTctcaagaagaggaggactGAGGCTCAGAAGGAGACCGTTGCCGAGTACAACGCTGCTGTCGCCAAGCAcgccgaggagaagaaggttcaCAACGCCGCCGTCAAGGCCGCCAAGAAGGCCCGCAG GTCCGCCTAA
- a CDS encoding Delta-12 fatty acid desaturase, putative — MTSTLRQRAVTPPAGQVEKDQLLREAEEKEISQGQQFIVPNFTIKQLLDAIPAHCYKRSALRSSLYVVQDVVVIAALVYGAFHIDSLLGRFSLSPVAYYAAKFALWSAYWFITGLFGTGIWVIAHEAGHQAYSSSKAINNAVGWVLHSALLVPYHSWRISHGRHHAATGHLTRDEVFVPRTRKQLGYPEVEEEGEILGINVSKERQNQLREALEDSPIVVCYNLFLQQLFGWPMYLIRNASGQLHYPEKTNHFSPHSFIFKANQYWQIIWSDIGIVLVFAALAFWASQRGIKEVATIYGIPYLWVNHWLVFITFLQHTDPVLPHYSANKWTFPRGALATIDRDFLGPVGAYAFHGITETHVAHHISSKIPHYNAWEATEALKKFLGPAYHKSNENMFVSCYKCYRDCLFVEDGQDIVFYKNASGLAQRVPVEENGNISDSGIDMAESK, encoded by the exons ATGACCAGTACTCTCCGACAACGTGCGGTCACTCCCCCTGCAGGACAGGTCGAGAAGGACCAGCTCCTCCGtgaagctgaagagaaggaaatcTCCCAGGGTCAGCAATTCATCGTACCCAACTTTACCATCAAGCAACTTCTCGATGCCATCCC TGCCCATTGCTACAAGCGCTCCGCTTTGAGATCTTCCCTTTACGTCGTCCAGGACGTGGTCGTAATTGCGGCACTCGTATATGGTGCCTTCCACATTGACTCTTTGCTTGGCAGATT ctctctttctcctgTTGCTTATTACGCCGCGAAGTTCGCTCTTTGGAGTGCCTATTGGTTCATCACCGGTCTTTTTGGTACTGGTATCTGGGTTATCGC CCATGAAGCTGGTCATCAGGCTTATTCTTCCAGCAAGGCTATCAACAACGCCGTTGGATGGGTTTTGCACTCTGCTTTGCTTGTTCCATACCACAGTTGGAGGATTTCTCACGGTCGACACCATGCTGCGACCGGCCACTTGACTCGTGATGAGGTCTTTGTCCCAAGGACTAGGAAACAGCTCGGCTACCCtgaagttgaggaagagggagagatcCTTGGAATCAA TGTCTCTAAGGAGCGTCAAAACCAGCTTCGCGAGGCTCTCGAGGACTCTCCTATTGTGGTATGCTacaatctcttccttcaacAACTTTTCGGCTGGCCTATGTACCTCATTCGCAACGCATCTGGTCAGCTTCATTACCCTGAGAAGACCAATCACTTTTCACCtcattcattcatcttcaaggcCAACCAGTACTGGCAGATCATCTGGTCTGACATCGGTATCGTGCTTGTTTTTGCTGCTCTTGCCTTCTGGGCTTCTCAGAGAGGTATTAAGGAGGTCGCTACCATCTATGGTATCCCCTATTTATGGGTTAACCACTGgctcgtcttcatcaccttccttcAACATACCGACCCTGTCCTCCCCCACTACTCTGCCAACAAGTGGACTTTCCCGCGTGGTGCCCTTGCTACCATTGATCGTGACTTTTTGGGTCCTGTTGGCGCTTACGCTTTCCACGGTATTACCGAGACGCACGTCGCCCACCATATTTCTTCCAAGATCCCTCACTACAATGCTTGGGAAGCTACAGAGGCGCTGAAAAAATTCCTTGGTCCTGCCTATCACAAGAGTAACGAGAACATGTTTGTGTCTTGTTATAAGTGTTATCGAGACTGTTTG TTTGTTGAGGACGGTCAGGACATCGTGTTTTACAAGAACGCATCTGGTTTAGCTCAACGAGTACCTGTTGAGGAGAATGGCAACATCTCCGACTCTGGTATTGATATGGCCGAGTCGAAGTAG